The Pseudomonadota bacterium genome contains a region encoding:
- a CDS encoding PIG-L deacetylase family protein has product MSAQGVLVIAPHPDDETLGAGGTMARCAKAGHKVTVLTVAAHMPPLYSEEVHQQTISEAKQAHAILGVAESRFLDIPAVYVRDQPVPELNGAIMNAVKEVNPAAVLCCYPDRHVDHRVIFDAVMVATRPVGAGAGITLDAAFETLSETHWNAPHIQPNFTPNWVVDITETIDTKLEALACYGSQIPPFPAARSVEALRALSV; this is encoded by the coding sequence ATGAGCGCCCAAGGCGTCCTGGTCATCGCGCCCCACCCCGACGACGAGACGCTGGGCGCCGGCGGCACCATGGCGCGCTGCGCCAAGGCGGGCCACAAGGTGACGGTCCTGACCGTCGCCGCGCACATGCCGCCGCTCTACAGCGAAGAGGTTCACCAGCAGACGATCAGCGAGGCCAAGCAGGCACACGCCATCCTGGGCGTCGCGGAATCACGGTTCCTGGACATTCCGGCGGTCTACGTGCGCGACCAGCCGGTGCCGGAACTGAACGGCGCCATCATGAACGCGGTGAAGGAGGTCAACCCGGCCGCCGTGTTGTGCTGTTACCCCGACCGCCATGTCGACCACCGCGTCATCTTCGACGCCGTCATGGTCGCGACGCGCCCGGTCGGCGCGGGCGCCGGCATCACACTGGACGCCGCCTTCGAGACGCTGTCGGAGACACACTGGAACGCACCCCACATTCAGCCCAACTTCACGCCCAACTGGGTCGTCGACATCACCGAGACCATCGACACCAAGCTTGAGGCGCTGGCCTGCTACGGCAGTCAGATCCCGCCCTTCCCGGCCGCCCGCAGTGTCGAGGCGCTGCGCGCGCTCTCCGTCT
- a CDS encoding carbamoyltransferase C-terminal domain-containing protein has translation MAQPQHYLGIFEGHFDPAVAIVRDGRLIAYAEEERFIRNKHAYRVYPARSLAYCLEAAGIGPGDVAGIGINWDVEAYGDGRMAAFFDEMAAAWPLDPATKGWQRGMLANFNPDAMTGRHARAWRSAFGSVPMPELVAIPHHFTHAAHSYLQSPFDKAVCLTIDGSGDQHCTVVWRCDGETITPMREIVMPHSLGWFYAAFTEYLGFEAYDGEYKVMGLAAYGRPDNDLAAKVATILHPDDDGIEYRLDPSFIHYGPRNWSDRFTDHLPELFGRAPRLKNEPIEDWHQDVAFAVQSALEQAVEPLARWALKEAGTGNLCIGGGVGLNVKMNTRLHALPEVEHVFAQPLCSDGGAAAGAALAACWQKTGAHPEPLRLLATGPENTDGEIEATLKLCGLAYEKPDDIAEAVADDLVAGRVVGWFQGRMEAGPRALGQRSILADPRKVEARDRVNAVIKYREYWRPFCPSITAESAERYLTSYDDAPFMIIAFDATEALKEDAPAIVHVDGTARVQMVHKDVLPLYHRLISCFEARTGVAALLNTSFNVKGEPVVCTIHDALRTFFATGMDTLAAGSFLLRKPKESVVTS, from the coding sequence ATGGCTCAGCCCCAGCATTACCTCGGCATCTTCGAGGGCCATTTCGATCCCGCCGTCGCCATCGTGCGCGACGGCCGTCTGATCGCCTATGCGGAGGAAGAACGCTTCATCCGCAACAAGCACGCCTATCGCGTCTATCCCGCGCGGTCCCTCGCCTATTGCCTGGAGGCAGCCGGCATTGGTCCCGGCGATGTCGCGGGCATAGGCATCAACTGGGATGTCGAGGCCTATGGCGACGGCCGCATGGCGGCGTTCTTCGACGAGATGGCAGCGGCCTGGCCGCTCGACCCCGCGACCAAGGGCTGGCAGCGCGGCATGCTCGCCAACTTCAATCCCGATGCCATGACGGGGCGCCACGCACGCGCCTGGCGGTCCGCGTTCGGATCGGTCCCGATGCCGGAGCTGGTCGCCATACCCCACCACTTCACCCATGCCGCCCACAGCTATCTGCAATCGCCGTTCGACAAGGCGGTATGCCTGACCATCGACGGGTCGGGCGATCAGCACTGCACGGTTGTCTGGCGTTGCGACGGCGAGACGATCACGCCGATGCGCGAGATCGTCATGCCGCATTCGCTTGGCTGGTTCTATGCGGCGTTCACCGAGTACCTGGGGTTCGAGGCCTATGACGGCGAATACAAGGTCATGGGGCTCGCCGCCTATGGCCGCCCCGACAACGATCTGGCGGCCAAGGTCGCCACGATCCTGCATCCCGATGATGACGGAATCGAATACCGGCTCGATCCAAGCTTCATCCACTATGGACCGCGCAACTGGTCGGACCGTTTCACCGATCATCTGCCCGAGCTCTTCGGCCGCGCGCCACGTCTGAAGAACGAACCGATCGAGGACTGGCACCAGGATGTCGCCTTCGCCGTGCAGAGCGCGCTTGAGCAGGCGGTCGAGCCGCTGGCGCGCTGGGCGCTGAAGGAGGCCGGCACCGGCAATCTGTGCATCGGCGGCGGCGTCGGCCTGAACGTCAAGATGAACACGCGCCTGCACGCCCTGCCCGAGGTCGAGCACGTCTTCGCGCAACCCTTGTGCAGCGACGGCGGGGCTGCCGCCGGCGCCGCGCTCGCCGCGTGCTGGCAAAAGACCGGTGCCCATCCCGAGCCGCTACGGCTGCTGGCGACGGGGCCGGAAAACACCGATGGCGAAATCGAAGCGACGCTGAAGCTGTGCGGTCTCGCTTACGAAAAGCCCGACGACATTGCCGAGGCGGTGGCCGACGACCTGGTCGCCGGCCGCGTCGTCGGCTGGTTCCAGGGCCGCATGGAGGCGGGACCGCGCGCGCTCGGTCAGCGCAGCATCCTGGCCGACCCGCGCAAGGTCGAGGCGCGCGACCGGGTCAACGCGGTCATCAAGTACCGCGAATACTGGCGACCGTTCTGTCCCTCGATCACCGCGGAGTCGGCGGAACGTTACCTGACGTCCTATGACGACGCGCCGTTCATGATCATCGCCTTCGACGCGACCGAGGCGCTGAAAGAGGACGCGCCGGCCATCGTCCATGTCGACGGCACCGCGCGCGTCCAGATGGTGCACAAGGACGTGCTGCCGCTCTATCATCGCCTGATCAGCTGCTTCGAGGCACGCACGGGGGTCGCCGCCTTGCTCAACACGTCATTCAACGTCAAAGGCGAACCGGTGGTCTGCACGATCCATGACGCGCTGCGCACGTTCTTCGCGACCGGCATGGATACGCTTGCCGCCGGCAGCTTCCTGTTGAGGAAGCCGAAGGAAAGCGTGGTGACGTCATGA
- a CDS encoding NUDIX domain-containing protein, with product MNDKPVDTQIIANLVVRDDQGRVLFVRYDPENEKWWLPGNDVEPFTHPDDTAAKTLADLPGLDAGAPKLNHVESFRGRRGWHLVFHYDVTATGNPSGGPEAAWFASDDLPRTMHGGWEKQVVATVLGID from the coding sequence ATGAACGATAAGCCGGTGGACACCCAGATCATTGCCAACCTAGTGGTGCGTGACGACCAAGGCCGCGTGCTCTTCGTGCGCTACGATCCCGAAAACGAGAAGTGGTGGCTGCCCGGTAACGATGTCGAGCCGTTCACCCACCCCGACGACACCGCCGCCAAAACGCTGGCCGATCTGCCCGGCCTGGACGCCGGCGCGCCGAAGCTGAACCACGTCGAATCCTTCCGCGGCCGGCGCGGCTGGCATCTGGTCTTCCACTATGATGTCACCGCGACGGGCAACCCCAGCGGCGGCCCGGAGGCCGCTTGGTTCGCCAGCGACGACCTGCCCCGCACCATGCACGGCGGCTGGGAAAAGCAGGTCGTCGCCACGGTGCTGGGCATCGACTGA
- a CDS encoding PadR family transcriptional regulator yields MTTRLLILWLLSEHPRHGYQIKSILTDPGLAFWFPIEDASIYAMLRSLTKQGLARVAGEERVGKRPSRTLYKITPQGRAALAAELANAWGGVTENGRPIHAVLAARDEFEPYELCDGLKARLSALSARRERLDVLSLRAPSPFLARREAALLDAEIAWAEQEIADLTTTNVGARP; encoded by the coding sequence ATGACGACACGCTTGCTCATTCTCTGGCTGCTCAGCGAACACCCGCGCCACGGCTATCAGATCAAGTCGATCCTGACCGATCCCGGGCTGGCGTTTTGGTTTCCGATAGAGGACGCCTCGATCTACGCCATGCTGCGCTCCCTGACGAAGCAGGGACTGGCGCGTGTCGCCGGCGAAGAACGGGTCGGCAAACGGCCCAGCCGGACGCTTTACAAGATTACGCCCCAAGGCCGCGCTGCACTGGCCGCCGAACTGGCGAACGCCTGGGGTGGCGTCACTGAGAACGGCCGGCCCATTCACGCGGTCCTGGCAGCGCGCGATGAGTTCGAACCCTATGAGCTTTGTGACGGCCTCAAGGCCCGCCTCAGTGCCTTGTCGGCCCGGCGCGAACGCCTCGATGTCTTGTCATTGCGAGCACCCAGCCCCTTCCTAGCGCGGCGCGAGGCCGCCCTGCTGGACGCCGAGATTGCCTGGGCCGAGCAAGAGATTGCCGATCTAACAACGACAAACGTGGGAGCAAGACCATGA
- a CDS encoding PilZ domain-containing protein, translated as MSFGRRERDDRRREPRREVLSQAAIYFGETSQRATGLVRNISRTGANFFVDFPLDLPRDVVLQFCNGDEFDCEVVRDVGGTEFGLHFKDTNEFEKSQTKDCVDSVHSFTKSQSPRELYQLMEKVGFFGDEEIESIMKGFIASYDQVVKIYSDRILPEQS; from the coding sequence ATGTCGTTTGGACGACGCGAACGAGACGACAGAAGGCGCGAACCGCGCCGCGAGGTATTAAGCCAGGCGGCGATCTATTTTGGCGAGACGTCGCAACGCGCGACCGGCCTGGTCCGCAACATATCGCGCACCGGCGCTAACTTCTTCGTCGACTTTCCTCTGGATCTGCCGCGCGACGTCGTCCTGCAGTTCTGCAACGGCGATGAGTTCGACTGCGAGGTCGTGCGTGATGTCGGGGGCACCGAGTTCGGCCTGCACTTCAAGGACACGAACGAGTTCGAGAAATCGCAGACCAAGGACTGCGTCGACTCCGTGCACAGCTTCACCAAGAGCCAGTCGCCGCGCGAGCTCTATCAGCTGATGGAAAAGGTCGGTTTCTTCGGTGACGAGGAAATCGAGTCGATCATGAAGGGCTTCATCGCTTCCTATGATCAGGTCGTGAAAATCTACAGCGACCGCATTCTGCCGGAGCAGTCCTAG
- a CDS encoding PilZ domain-containing protein, producing MTFGQRESFNRRTDERRKSLKRADLVFNNRASSVSGLVRNISDNGAKFVIEAPVDIPDRVSLRFSNGEEFQCDVVWKSSGTEFGLKFCDGIEFDLSKTKQGLNAIYQMARNLSPTEILKLMETAEYFGDEEIESAVKAYVDAYNDMVGVLHDRILPKQH from the coding sequence GTGACGTTTGGACAACGTGAGAGTTTTAACCGCCGAACCGACGAGCGCCGCAAATCACTGAAACGCGCGGATCTCGTATTCAACAACCGCGCCTCAAGCGTGAGCGGGCTGGTCAGGAACATTTCTGACAACGGCGCCAAGTTTGTCATCGAAGCGCCGGTCGACATTCCCGATCGGGTCTCGCTGCGCTTCAGCAATGGCGAGGAGTTTCAGTGCGACGTCGTTTGGAAAAGCAGCGGCACTGAGTTCGGCCTGAAATTCTGCGACGGCATCGAGTTCGATCTCTCCAAGACCAAGCAGGGCCTGAACGCGATCTACCAGATGGCCCGCAATCTCTCGCCGACGGAGATCCTCAAGCTCATGGAAACAGCCGAGTACTTCGGCGACGAGGAGATCGAGAGCGCGGTCAAGGCGTATGTCGACGCCTATAACGACATGGTCGGTGTGCTCCACGACAGGATCCTGCCCAAACAGCATTAG
- a CDS encoding Hpt domain-containing protein: protein MPEDTEPTLDTSVLEEIHRSTSEGDFIELISEFVEAVERLAGEVAAAQKAVDIDRLERAAHEMAGMVTTFGAMRLGKAARSIMLDCRGDETDRALAQTSELHGMIDEALAALSERFPGVVVSKA, encoded by the coding sequence ATGCCTGAGGATACGGAACCAACACTCGACACGTCAGTTCTGGAGGAGATTCATCGCTCCACCAGCGAAGGTGATTTTATCGAACTGATCAGCGAGTTTGTGGAAGCGGTCGAGCGGCTTGCCGGCGAAGTCGCGGCCGCCCAAAAGGCTGTCGACATCGATCGCCTGGAACGGGCCGCGCATGAAATGGCCGGTATGGTGACGACATTCGGCGCCATGCGCCTGGGTAAGGCGGCGCGCAGCATCATGCTGGACTGTCGCGGTGACGAGACTGATCGGGCCCTGGCGCAGACGTCCGAGCTTCACGGCATGATTGATGAGGCGCTGGCCGCTCTCAGCGAGCGGTTTCCAGGCGTGGTGGTCAGCAAGGCTTGA
- a CDS encoding PAS domain-containing protein, whose amino-acid sequence MSGFLIVSTALLLASLAVAGVIVWRHRSLLTSALFALIGFVTLQSVVHLLQSQFQTNLSVWLDWMIAGDVAALLAAIATFAVVIILARRLDIHYADKRRLAEANALLQDAAELAGVGYYTFNEKTERYEEVSDEFAKIHGYTRETLPLAWDDDLSFVHPDDRDRMDKVFERFVETREPYNIDFRVVHPDGTVRYVRESSRYLTRDGKTTDRSIGSIMDITDFQEREAALSENQTVLATAQRIARFGHYVYDDDLDRVVSCSDAYVDIAGVSPDEAMAPWQHTMSLVHPDDRNAVTLEFQAAADERRPYTIEFRLLRPDGEVRHVRESGEYVIKDGQATARSIGTLIDLTDIRVAEQELQDNRLTLAFAQQVARFGHYVYDLESDRFTYVSKSMMEIAGYTVDELNAFGKGFATVVHEDDVDDVMRTFDRIVAEGSQGEVEYRLICKDGRHVHVRDISAVLDAGPGKPARIVSAVIDVTRDREAAEQLRETAMILATAQRIAQMGTFVFDDVANRFVHVSPEFAEIYGRSEDELLSYDGTEYSLAHPDDRDHAKDVIEAAQVSREPYDLEYRIVRPNGEVRWVREMGETIAGDGETAQRGIGAVLDLTDIRRTQRDLEEQRTVLAVAQSVARVGHVIYDLDLDRAVDCSDVAAEIVGVEREDMLLPWEDELRLYVHPDDRDYVAAAYRRGEATGKPLDIEYRMIRPDGQVCYVNEVVHRLEQDGRRTNREISTIQDITARKQIEQTLRDLKEQAEAANDAKSRFLATMSHEIRTPMNGILGMANLLSEADLDREHARYVSNMRQSAEALLTIINDILDLSKIEAGKMDLEIAAFELEDTVTSVIDLLYPIASAKDLVIGAHVAADVPAMLSGDAGRVRQILLNLLGNALKFTESGGVTVDVSTCNGGDGASRMLRFTVADTGIGIPDDARERLFDMFTQIDPSSGRSRGGTGLGLAISQRLVSMMHGDIGFDSTPQKGSTFWFTAKFDTVAGASSPKDKPLAEWQVLLIDDTDVGSALIKRQLGTAGASVDVARSGTVDKIGMGGSGHSAILIGHLAANADVAGEVRRVSAMTDHDSARLVSAVPIGVNVSSQDGADGFVQVPVHQRDLVPAILGTDSAATKQARSQAKASDTAQPGKGRRLLLAEDNRVNQMVTVKILESAGYRVDIANNGLEALDAARKQPYDLVLMDSSMPEMDGIEATRRMRRLGNSFADIPIIALTADALRGDRARYLEAGMSDHLAKPVRKPELLAAIARWLPPQPASEHNRPNTQ is encoded by the coding sequence ATGAGCGGCTTTCTGATTGTCTCCACAGCCCTGTTGCTCGCTTCCCTTGCGGTGGCCGGCGTTATCGTGTGGCGGCACCGCAGCCTTCTGACGTCGGCGCTGTTCGCGCTGATCGGCTTCGTTACGCTGCAGTCCGTTGTCCACCTGCTGCAATCCCAGTTCCAGACCAATCTTTCGGTTTGGCTCGACTGGATGATCGCCGGCGACGTCGCCGCCCTGCTCGCGGCCATCGCGACCTTCGCCGTCGTCATCATCCTGGCCCGCCGTCTCGACATTCATTATGCGGACAAGCGCCGGCTCGCCGAGGCCAACGCGCTGCTCCAAGACGCCGCCGAGCTTGCCGGCGTCGGTTACTACACATTCAACGAAAAGACGGAGCGCTACGAAGAAGTATCCGACGAGTTCGCCAAGATCCATGGCTACACGCGCGAAACCCTGCCGCTAGCATGGGACGACGACCTGTCCTTCGTACACCCCGACGATCGCGACCGGATGGACAAGGTGTTCGAGCGGTTCGTCGAGACCCGTGAGCCCTACAACATCGACTTTCGCGTCGTTCATCCCGACGGGACGGTTCGTTATGTGCGTGAGTCCAGCCGCTATCTGACGCGCGACGGCAAAACAACCGACCGTTCGATCGGCTCCATCATGGACATCACGGATTTTCAGGAGCGCGAAGCGGCGCTGAGTGAAAACCAAACCGTTCTGGCAACAGCGCAGCGCATCGCCCGGTTCGGTCACTACGTCTACGATGACGATCTTGACCGCGTCGTGTCATGCTCAGACGCCTATGTCGACATCGCCGGTGTTTCACCGGACGAAGCCATGGCACCGTGGCAACACACCATGTCGCTCGTGCATCCCGACGATCGCAACGCTGTCACCCTCGAGTTTCAAGCCGCCGCCGACGAACGGCGCCCCTATACGATCGAGTTCCGCCTTCTTCGTCCCGACGGCGAGGTGCGCCACGTTCGCGAATCCGGCGAATACGTCATCAAAGACGGTCAGGCGACGGCGCGATCGATCGGTACCCTAATCGACTTGACCGACATTCGCGTCGCCGAACAGGAGCTGCAAGACAACCGCCTTACCTTGGCCTTTGCGCAGCAAGTGGCCCGTTTCGGCCACTACGTTTACGACCTCGAAAGCGACCGCTTTACGTATGTGTCGAAGAGCATGATGGAGATAGCCGGTTATACGGTCGACGAACTCAACGCCTTCGGAAAGGGTTTCGCGACGGTCGTGCATGAAGACGATGTCGACGACGTCATGCGGACATTTGACCGAATTGTCGCAGAGGGCTCCCAGGGCGAGGTCGAGTATCGGCTGATCTGCAAGGATGGGCGCCACGTTCACGTTCGCGATATCAGCGCGGTTCTGGATGCCGGTCCGGGCAAACCGGCGCGCATCGTCAGCGCGGTCATCGACGTGACACGGGATCGCGAAGCGGCTGAACAGCTTCGAGAGACGGCCATGATACTGGCGACGGCCCAGCGCATCGCCCAGATGGGCACGTTCGTCTTCGATGACGTCGCGAACCGCTTCGTTCACGTGTCGCCAGAGTTCGCCGAGATTTACGGTCGGTCCGAAGACGAATTGCTTTCTTACGACGGCACCGAGTATTCGCTTGCCCATCCCGACGACCGCGACCACGCGAAGGACGTTATCGAAGCTGCGCAGGTGTCGCGCGAACCCTATGACCTGGAGTATCGCATCGTCAGACCCAACGGCGAGGTCAGGTGGGTTCGTGAAATGGGCGAGACGATCGCTGGCGACGGTGAGACCGCGCAGCGAGGCATCGGCGCGGTTCTCGACCTGACCGATATCCGTCGGACCCAGCGGGACCTTGAGGAACAACGGACGGTTCTGGCCGTCGCGCAAAGCGTCGCACGGGTCGGCCATGTGATCTACGACCTCGACCTCGACCGGGCGGTGGACTGCTCCGATGTCGCCGCCGAAATCGTCGGCGTCGAGCGCGAAGACATGCTGCTACCGTGGGAGGACGAACTTCGTCTGTATGTACATCCCGACGATCGCGACTATGTGGCCGCAGCCTATCGACGCGGTGAAGCAACCGGTAAGCCCCTCGACATCGAATACCGGATGATCCGTCCCGACGGGCAAGTTTGTTATGTGAACGAGGTCGTGCATCGCCTGGAGCAGGACGGCCGGCGAACAAACCGGGAGATCTCGACCATCCAGGACATAACCGCACGCAAGCAGATCGAGCAGACATTGCGCGATTTGAAAGAGCAGGCCGAGGCGGCGAATGACGCGAAGTCGCGTTTCCTGGCGACCATGAGCCACGAAATCCGCACGCCCATGAATGGTATTCTGGGCATGGCGAACTTGTTATCGGAGGCCGACCTCGACCGCGAACACGCGCGTTACGTCAGCAACATGCGCCAGTCGGCCGAAGCGCTGCTGACGATCATCAACGACATCCTCGACCTGTCCAAGATCGAAGCCGGCAAGATGGATTTGGAGATTGCCGCGTTCGAGCTGGAGGATACGGTCACCAGCGTCATTGACCTGCTCTATCCCATCGCATCGGCAAAAGACCTGGTGATCGGCGCGCATGTCGCCGCCGACGTCCCGGCGATGCTGTCGGGTGATGCGGGCAGGGTTCGTCAAATCCTGCTCAACCTGCTCGGCAACGCGCTAAAGTTCACCGAGAGTGGCGGCGTAACCGTGGATGTGTCGACCTGCAATGGCGGCGATGGCGCTAGCCGCATGCTGCGGTTTACCGTCGCCGACACCGGCATCGGTATTCCCGATGACGCGCGCGAACGCCTGTTCGACATGTTCACCCAAATCGATCCGTCCTCCGGACGCTCGCGCGGCGGTACCGGGCTGGGGTTGGCGATATCGCAACGCCTGGTCAGTATGATGCACGGCGATATCGGTTTTGATTCGACGCCACAGAAAGGTTCGACGTTCTGGTTCACCGCCAAGTTCGACACGGTCGCTGGCGCTTCATCACCAAAGGACAAGCCACTTGCCGAGTGGCAGGTGCTGCTGATTGACGACACCGACGTCGGCAGTGCGCTGATCAAACGCCAGCTCGGAACGGCAGGCGCCAGCGTCGACGTGGCGCGGTCCGGGACCGTCGACAAGATCGGTATGGGAGGTAGCGGCCACAGCGCCATCCTGATCGGTCACCTTGCCGCCAACGCCGACGTCGCCGGCGAGGTGCGGCGCGTCAGCGCCATGACGGATCATGACAGCGCTCGGCTCGTCAGCGCGGTGCCCATCGGCGTCAACGTCTCGTCGCAAGACGGCGCCGATGGCTTTGTCCAGGTACCCGTTCATCAGCGCGATTTGGTTCCCGCCATTCTGGGCACCGACAGTGCCGCCACCAAACAAGCGCGATCACAAGCCAAGGCAAGCGACACCGCACAGCCCGGCAAGGGACGCCGCCTCCTGTTGGCCGAAGACAACCGGGTCAACCAAATGGTGACGGTCAAGATTCTCGAATCAGCCGGTTATCGCGTCGATATCGCCAATAACGGCCTGGAAGCGCTGGATGCCGCACGCAAGCAGCCCTACGACCTCGTCTTGATGGATTCCAGCATGCCGGAAATGGATGGTATCGAAGCGACCCGGCGGATGCGCCGCCTGGGCAACAGCTTCGCCGATATCCCGATTATCGCGCTGACAGCCGATGCGCTGCGGGGCGACAGAGCGCGTTATCTGGAGGCCGGCATGTCCGACCATCTAGCCAAACCGGTGCGGAAGCCGGAGTTGTTGGCGGCCATCGCGCGTTGGCTGCCGCCCCAACCGGCAAGCGAGCACAACCGGCCCAACACCCAATAG
- a CDS encoding hemerythrin domain-containing protein, producing the protein MVRTTDKLAPSPEGLGVLRISDPIEFLYGEHDRQLVICAALDHLASEPGAPDARETAELILNYADIDMPLHLRDEEEDLFPRLLERCEPEDGLENLVDQLEHEHETDSVLYQRFKDALHAIANGRLLDHADVFKSDAEAFATLQRRHLNWENGTVLPLARQRLTPEDLEEMRVSMAARRHGTTVD; encoded by the coding sequence ATGGTCCGAACCACCGACAAACTGGCCCCCAGCCCCGAAGGGCTTGGCGTGCTGCGGATATCGGATCCCATAGAATTTCTATATGGCGAGCATGACCGCCAACTGGTGATCTGTGCGGCCTTGGATCACTTGGCCTCCGAGCCGGGGGCACCAGACGCGCGCGAAACCGCCGAACTTATTCTCAACTATGCCGATATCGACATGCCGCTTCATTTGCGTGATGAGGAAGAAGACCTGTTTCCACGCCTTCTGGAGCGCTGCGAGCCCGAGGACGGCCTTGAGAACCTTGTTGATCAGCTTGAACACGAGCATGAGACCGACAGTGTGCTCTACCAGCGCTTCAAGGACGCTCTTCACGCCATCGCGAACGGTCGCCTTCTTGACCATGCCGACGTGTTCAAGAGCGATGCGGAAGCGTTTGCCACGCTGCAGCGACGCCATCTCAACTGGGAAAACGGCACGGTCTTGCCCCTGGCGCGTCAGCGGCTGACCCCGGAGGATCTGGAGGAGATGCGGGTCTCCATGGCCGCGCGACGCCACGGGACAACGGTCGACTGA
- a CDS encoding formate/nitrite transporter family protein codes for MKEGGQPDRAPKAAVTLDALLPSAIARKAEDVGVAKAGMDALSLLVLAILAGAFIGLGAMAATIMWTGVAPDLSFGVARMLGGLVFALGLILVVLGGAELFTGNNLMVIAAASRRIGLGALLRAWTIVFIGNMIGAIGTAVLVFLAGQHTLADGGVGQTMLAIGNAKAELPFAQAFFLGILCNVLVCLAVWLCYGAHTTTDKLLAILFPIAAFVAAGFEHSVANMYFIPLAMIVKTVAGDAFWAQIGAAPDAFPAVSVVGLMRNLVPVTLGNILGGGVLVGLVYWFVYLRRAGPVDSDQCCICERTGK; via the coding sequence ATGAAAGAGGGCGGTCAACCCGACCGGGCGCCAAAGGCGGCCGTGACACTCGACGCCCTGCTGCCGTCCGCCATCGCCCGAAAGGCCGAGGACGTCGGCGTTGCCAAGGCGGGCATGGACGCCCTGTCGCTGCTGGTTTTGGCGATTCTGGCCGGCGCCTTTATCGGTCTGGGGGCCATGGCAGCCACCATCATGTGGACCGGTGTCGCGCCGGATCTATCGTTCGGCGTTGCGCGGATGCTGGGTGGCCTCGTCTTCGCGCTGGGCCTCATCCTGGTGGTCTTGGGCGGCGCGGAGCTTTTCACCGGCAACAATCTGATGGTGATCGCGGCGGCCAGCCGCCGGATCGGCCTTGGCGCCCTGCTTCGCGCATGGACGATCGTCTTTATCGGCAACATGATCGGCGCCATCGGGACGGCCGTTCTGGTGTTCCTGGCCGGTCAGCACACGCTGGCCGACGGCGGTGTCGGCCAGACCATGCTGGCGATCGGCAACGCCAAGGCTGAACTGCCGTTCGCCCAGGCCTTCTTTCTGGGCATTCTGTGCAACGTGCTGGTCTGCTTGGCGGTCTGGCTGTGCTACGGCGCCCATACGACGACCGACAAGCTGCTGGCGATCCTGTTTCCGATCGCCGCATTCGTCGCGGCGGGTTTCGAGCATTCGGTCGCCAACATGTACTTCATCCCGCTCGCCATGATCGTCAAAACCGTTGCTGGGGATGCCTTTTGGGCCCAGATCGGCGCGGCACCGGACGCCTTTCCCGCTGTCTCCGTGGTCGGGCTGATGCGCAACCTGGTACCGGTCACCCTTGGAAACATCCTGGGCGGCGGGGTCCTGGTCGGGTTGGTCTACTGGTTCGTCTATCTCAGACGTGCAGGGCCGGTTGATTCAGATCAATGCTGCATCTGCGAACGAACCGGAAAATGA